One genomic segment of Hippoglossus hippoglossus isolate fHipHip1 chromosome 22, fHipHip1.pri, whole genome shotgun sequence includes these proteins:
- the si:dkeyp-72h1.1 gene encoding protein LBH → MTEVMNSLEPGAEDFSGGGAGGAEGPVSFQIFPDAHERFPKLSKRLPSIVVEPMDGAEVESGELRWPPDEPSSPDAKTERQSPEEQAGGEDESSVDDEASAAEMQDSN, encoded by the exons ATGACCGAGGTGATGAACTCTCTGGAGCCGGGGGCCGAGGACTTCAGCGGGGGAGGAGCAGGCGGCGCCGAGGGCCCGGTATccttccag ATCTTCCCAGACGCCCATGAAAGGTTTCCCAAGTTGTCCAAGAGGCTTCCCTCCATCGTGGTGGAGCCGATGGACGGAGCCGAGGTGGAGAGCGGGGAGCTCCGCTGGCCGCCGGACGAGCCGAGCTCTCCGGACGCCAAGACCGAGAGACAGAGCCCGGAGGAACAAGCTGGAGGTGAGGAC GAGTCGAGCGTGGACGATGAGGCGTCAGCGGCGGAGATGCAGGACTCCAACTGA